A genomic region of Tamandua tetradactyla isolate mTamTet1 chromosome 2, mTamTet1.pri, whole genome shotgun sequence contains the following coding sequences:
- the LOC143657289 gene encoding olfactory receptor 2H1-like — translation MTNESFPVGFILLGLSEWPQLEMILFWVVIVFYTMIILGNLTIILLSCTDAHLYTPMYFFLSNLSFLELCFTTTTVPQMLLNFWGPEKTITYTGCVIQLFVFLCLGATECILLVVMAYDRYIAVCQPLHYTTIIHPHFCWKLALMAWFSGLVESMIQSPITLHLPFCAHHRVDDFLCEVPALIHLACGDTSSNEWQMTISAVLFTIVPVGLILTSNGYIAQALGKIKSEEGRQKAIATCSSHLLVVFMFYGTVTMVYANPKSKFSSKYGKFFTFLYTVVTPLLNPLIYTLRNKEAKDALQRLLRRKISI, via the coding sequence ATGACCAATGAGAGTTTCCCAGTTGGTTTCATCCTTCTTGGCTTATCTGAATGGCCCCAGCTAGAAATGATTCTCTTCTGGGTTGTCATCGTATTCTACACCATGATCATCCTAGGAAACTTGACCATTATTTTACTCTCTTGCACAGATGCTCACCTCTACACccccatgtatttctttcttagCAATCTTTCCTTCCTGGAACTCTGCTTTACTACAACCACTGTGCCTCAGATGCTGTTAAACTTTTGGGGGCCAGAAAAGACCATAACCTACACAGGCTGTGTCATTCAACTGTTTGTCTTTCTCTGTCTGGGTGCTACAGAATGTATCTTGCTGGTGGTGATGGCCTATGATCGCTACATAGCTGTCTGTCAGCCACTACACTATACCACAATCATCCACCCTCATTTTTGTTGGAAGCTGGCACTCATGGCTTGGTTCTCTGGCCTGGTGGAATCCATGATTCAATCCCCCATCACACTCCATCTTCCCTTCTGTGCCCACCACCGCGTGGATGACTTTCTATGTGAGGTCCCTGCACTCATACATCTTGCCTGTGGAGATACTTCCTCCAATGAGTGGCAGATGACCATATCTGCTGTCCTCTTCACCATCGTGCCAGTGGGGTTGATTCTAACTTCCAATGGCTACATAGCTCAAGCTCTTGGGAAAATCAAATCAGAGGAGGGAAGGCAGAAAGCCATTGCTACCTGCTCCTCCCACCTTCTTGTGGTCTTCATGTTTTATGGGACAGTTACAATGGTTTACGCAAACCCTAAGAgcaaattttcttcaaaatatggcAAGTTCTTCACCTTCTTGTACACTGTGGTCACACCATTGTTAAATCCTCTCATCTACACCCTGAGGAACAAAGAAGCAAAAGATGCTCTGCAAAGACTTCTGAGGAGGAAGATCAGCATATGA